A DNA window from Chryseobacterium scophthalmum contains the following coding sequences:
- the rplC gene encoding 50S ribosomal protein L3 produces MSGIIGKKIGMTSLFDENGKNMPCTVIQAGPCSVLQVRTIEKDGYKSVQLGFDDKSEKNVGKALAGHFKKAGSAPKAKLVEFYREFVDEVKVGEEVKVDLFTEGEYVDVTGTSKGKGFQGVVKRHGFGGVMQATHGQHNRLRAPGSIGAGSDPSRVFKGMRMAGRMGGKQVTVQNLQVLKVDQEQNLLVVKGAVPGAKNSYVIIRKWN; encoded by the coding sequence ATGTCAGGTATTATTGGAAAAAAAATTGGGATGACTTCTCTGTTTGACGAAAACGGCAAAAATATGCCGTGTACCGTTATTCAGGCAGGTCCTTGCTCAGTTTTACAGGTCAGAACCATTGAAAAGGACGGATACAAATCTGTTCAGTTGGGTTTCGATGACAAGAGTGAAAAGAACGTTGGTAAAGCGTTGGCTGGCCATTTTAAAAAGGCTGGTTCTGCTCCTAAAGCTAAGTTGGTAGAATTCTACAGAGAATTCGTAGACGAAGTAAAAGTAGGAGAAGAAGTAAAAGTTGATTTGTTCACAGAAGGTGAATATGTTGACGTAACAGGAACTTCAAAAGGTAAAGGTTTCCAAGGTGTTGTTAAAAGACACGGTTTTGGAGGTGTAATGCAAGCTACTCATGGTCAGCACAACAGACTTAGAGCTCCAGGTTCTATCGGTGCTGGATCGGATCCTTCAAGAGTATTCAAAGGAATGAGAATGGCAGGTAGAATGGGAGGTAAGCAGGTAACTGTACAAAACCTTCAAGTATTAAAAGTGGATCAAGAACAAAATCTTTTAGTAGTAAAAGGTGCTGTTCCGGGAGCTAAAAATTCTTATGTAATTATCAGAAAATGGAATTAG
- the rplD gene encoding 50S ribosomal protein L4 yields the protein MELVVLNTSGKETGKKVTLDESIFGIEPNKHAVYLEVKQYLAAQRQGTHKSKERSEITASTKKLKKQKGSGSARYGDIKSPTFRGGGRVFGPKPRDYRFKLNKALKRLAKKSVLSQKMRDNSIRIVEGLSIAAPKTKDFITVLNALALNDKKSLFILADTNKNVYLSSRNLPKTKVMKFNEISSYDLINAGEIVFLEGAVEKFQENLKK from the coding sequence ATGGAATTAGTAGTATTAAATACATCAGGAAAAGAAACCGGAAAGAAAGTAACTCTAGACGAATCTATCTTCGGAATTGAGCCAAACAAGCACGCGGTTTACTTAGAAGTAAAACAATATCTTGCTGCACAGCGTCAAGGTACTCATAAATCAAAAGAAAGAAGCGAAATTACTGCTTCTACTAAAAAACTTAAGAAGCAAAAAGGATCTGGTTCTGCTAGATACGGTGATATTAAATCTCCTACTTTCAGAGGTGGAGGTAGAGTATTCGGTCCTAAGCCAAGAGACTACAGATTCAAATTGAACAAAGCTCTTAAGAGATTAGCTAAAAAATCTGTTCTTTCTCAGAAAATGAGAGATAACAGCATCAGAATTGTTGAAGGTTTAAGCATTGCTGCTCCTAAAACTAAAGATTTCATCACGGTATTGAATGCTTTGGCATTGAATGACAAGAAGTCTCTATTCATTTTGGCTGATACTAACAAGAACGTATATTTATCTTCAAGAAACTTACCTAAGACTAAAGTTATGAAATTCAACGAAATTTCTTCTTATGACTTAATCAATGCAGGTGAGATCGTTTTCTTAGAGGGTGCAGTTGAAAAATTCCAGGAAAATTTAAAGAAATAA
- a CDS encoding TonB-dependent siderophore receptor, which yields MKKTVSVSLLILGVAFSKAQQKANDTIRKETTIEEVELFGEKKKQPQGLDAITRLPLKTRDQIQSISVVSHKVIEQLGGLTVTDVAKNVPGVTLFSSYGGANESMSIRGYRGVPVLKNGVQMDSDFRTAGMITDMQGVESIQVIKGSAAISQGVGNGLGSAGGVINVVTKRPQFINQTNVGFRYGSWDFYRPTVDFQRVLDSQGKVAVRFNGAYQNNNSFRTHVGAERIYINPSITYRPDDKTEINVEMDYLNDNRTPDRGTINTATGDIEALYHMPKGKFLGYTSDYNKTETFNFATTAVRKLNDKFKVRAAFINSNNNGDNEASSISLPTGDTNYNIRQRVIGKSESEDINRVLQFDFIGQDVKTGFINHTFQVGFDWRETETSAVTYNAYKNSIAPQNLITARATKIGGINYPANPLDTFDVVNGSIPNTLPVNVVYENLGRSNPVLTPSIGAMAQDVMSFGKYIKAHLGIRYSRLNGSANRIVDTWNPSLGLIVSPFENVNVFGSYTTTTSLRSVNNILQGGGNVGASQTKQWEAGIKSDWFNERLRFNVTLFDINTDNLSFQILNQAYQPVRDDNNNILYGLAGNLRRKGVEVELIGRILPNLQIMSGWAYLDAQYQDSPAYINGSAPMNAPKHTANGWLNYKFNQGVLDGLDVGAGIYFVGKRPVDEWTQKTFTAGHLNSVEAGTKPFDMPEYTTVDAQVGYQLKNGLGLRVFFNNIFDAVGYSSYFRGGYIDQIQPRNFSAQINYKF from the coding sequence ATGAAAAAAACGGTATCTGTTTCATTGCTAATTTTGGGAGTAGCTTTTTCTAAAGCACAACAAAAAGCAAATGATACAATCAGAAAAGAAACCACGATTGAAGAAGTAGAACTTTTTGGAGAGAAAAAAAAGCAACCTCAAGGTTTAGATGCAATTACACGTTTGCCTCTAAAAACAAGAGATCAAATACAGAGTATTTCAGTAGTATCTCATAAGGTTATCGAGCAATTAGGAGGTCTTACCGTAACTGATGTTGCAAAAAATGTTCCGGGAGTAACGTTGTTTTCAAGTTATGGAGGTGCAAACGAAAGTATGTCTATAAGGGGCTATCGTGGTGTTCCTGTTCTGAAAAACGGTGTGCAAATGGATTCTGATTTTCGTACTGCAGGAATGATAACTGATATGCAGGGTGTAGAAAGTATTCAGGTTATTAAAGGCTCTGCTGCTATAAGCCAAGGGGTTGGTAACGGTTTGGGATCTGCAGGTGGAGTTATTAATGTAGTAACCAAGCGTCCTCAGTTTATCAACCAAACGAATGTAGGTTTCAGATACGGAAGTTGGGATTTTTACAGACCGACTGTAGATTTTCAGAGAGTTTTAGATTCTCAGGGTAAAGTTGCAGTAAGATTTAATGGAGCTTATCAAAATAATAATTCTTTCAGAACTCATGTTGGAGCCGAAAGAATATATATAAATCCATCAATTACATACCGTCCGGATGATAAAACCGAGATCAATGTTGAAATGGATTATCTTAATGATAATAGAACTCCAGATAGAGGGACAATAAATACGGCGACAGGTGATATAGAAGCTTTGTACCATATGCCGAAAGGAAAATTTCTAGGATATACTTCCGATTATAACAAAACAGAAACTTTTAATTTTGCAACGACTGCTGTTAGAAAACTTAATGATAAATTTAAGGTAAGAGCTGCGTTCATCAACTCAAATAATAATGGAGATAATGAAGCTTCATCAATTTCATTGCCGACTGGAGATACTAATTATAATATAAGACAAAGGGTAATAGGAAAATCTGAGTCAGAAGATATAAACAGAGTTTTACAGTTTGACTTCATTGGTCAGGATGTAAAGACAGGCTTTATCAACCACACATTCCAGGTTGGCTTTGATTGGCGAGAAACAGAAACTTCAGCAGTTACTTACAATGCTTATAAAAATTCAATAGCTCCACAAAACCTAATCACAGCACGTGCTACAAAAATTGGAGGTATAAACTATCCTGCAAATCCTTTAGATACTTTTGATGTAGTGAATGGTTCTATTCCCAATACACTTCCTGTAAATGTAGTTTATGAAAATCTGGGAAGATCAAATCCAGTCTTAACTCCAAGTATAGGTGCGATGGCTCAAGATGTGATGTCTTTCGGAAAATACATTAAAGCACATTTAGGAATCAGATACAGCAGACTAAATGGTTCAGCAAATCGAATTGTAGACACTTGGAATCCTTCATTAGGTTTGATTGTTTCTCCATTTGAAAATGTAAATGTTTTTGGATCTTATACCACAACAACATCATTACGTTCTGTAAATAATATTTTGCAGGGAGGTGGAAATGTAGGCGCTTCACAAACAAAACAGTGGGAAGCAGGAATTAAATCAGATTGGTTTAACGAAAGACTAAGATTTAATGTGACTTTATTTGACATTAATACAGATAATTTATCATTCCAAATATTAAATCAGGCATATCAACCCGTAAGAGATGATAATAACAACATTCTTTACGGTTTGGCAGGGAATTTAAGAAGAAAAGGTGTAGAAGTTGAGTTGATAGGTAGAATTTTACCCAACTTACAAATTATGTCTGGATGGGCATATTTAGATGCGCAATATCAAGATAGTCCGGCGTACATAAACGGTTCAGCTCCGATGAATGCTCCTAAGCATACTGCAAATGGATGGCTGAATTATAAATTCAATCAAGGAGTTCTAGATGGCCTTGATGTAGGTGCTGGAATTTATTTTGTAGGAAAACGTCCGGTTGATGAATGGACTCAGAAAACTTTTACTGCAGGTCACTTAAATAGTGTTGAAGCCGGAACAAAGCCTTTTGATATGCCAGAATATACAACCGTAGATGCTCAAGTCGGTTATCAGTTGAAAAACGGATTAGGTTTAAGAGTTTTCTTTAATAATATCTTCGATGCAGTAGGATATAGTTCTTATTTCAGAGGTGGATATATTGACCAGATTCAGCCGAGAAATTTCTCAGCACAAATCAATTATAAGTTTTAA
- a CDS encoding GLPGLI family protein: MLKVFISILIFCSALISAQQTKILGDFSMKASSYSAKVFEKSNLNIYYQFKFLKDTKVSQNPREGFCILQIGENYSKFSDTKTLQKDSLFEKFSHLESVGAKEMNQLFMYNPLWSMESLKSVADKKVIYQKRYKTKYEYEEIQPELKWQLHNESKKILDYNCKKATVKYRGREFIAWYATEVPINNGPYVFEGLPGLILELEDSQNKYHFTAVGIDKKPMDIYLRNDKEILKIGRAKFREVEKTYHDNPGAFHGKAVNEDGSPMVVKSKPLLYDPFELE; encoded by the coding sequence ATGTTGAAGGTTTTTATTTCAATTTTGATTTTTTGTTCGGCTTTAATTTCTGCTCAGCAAACTAAAATTCTCGGTGATTTTTCGATGAAAGCATCATCTTACAGTGCAAAGGTTTTTGAGAAGAGTAATCTTAATATTTATTATCAGTTTAAATTTTTAAAAGACACAAAGGTTTCTCAAAATCCGAGAGAAGGGTTTTGTATTTTACAAATTGGAGAAAACTATTCAAAGTTCAGCGATACAAAAACATTACAGAAAGATTCTTTGTTTGAAAAATTTTCTCATCTCGAAAGTGTCGGTGCGAAAGAAATGAATCAGCTTTTTATGTACAATCCTTTATGGAGTATGGAAAGTTTAAAATCTGTAGCCGATAAAAAAGTTATTTATCAAAAAAGATATAAAACAAAATATGAGTATGAAGAAATTCAGCCGGAATTGAAGTGGCAACTTCATAACGAATCGAAAAAAATTCTTGATTATAACTGTAAAAAGGCAACCGTAAAATATCGAGGAAGAGAATTTATCGCTTGGTACGCAACGGAAGTTCCCATAAACAATGGGCCGTATGTTTTTGAAGGATTGCCAGGTTTGATTTTAGAGCTTGAAGATTCACAGAATAAATATCATTTTACAGCAGTTGGAATAGATAAAAAACCAATGGATATTTATCTGCGAAACGATAAAGAGATCCTGAAAATAGGCAGAGCAAAGTTTAGAGAAGTTGAGAAAACGTATCACGATAACCCGGGTGCATTTCATGGTAAAGCTGTAAATGAAGATGGTTCACCGATGGTGGTTAAATCAAAACCTCTTCTTTACGACCCTTTTGAATTAGAATAA
- a CDS encoding low affinity iron permease family protein, whose product MAKSDSSVFERFSNWATKFTGSSYAFLGAVAIVVIWAVSGPVFNYSETWQLVINTGTTIITFLMVFLIQKSQNKDSKAIQIKLNELIAANEKASNRIVDIEDLTEKELDQLHCYYEKLADFAEEDEDIHASHSIDAAKRNQDYKHEFFKRKHEEWLSKQKK is encoded by the coding sequence ATGGCAAAATCAGATAGCAGTGTTTTCGAGAGATTTTCAAACTGGGCAACCAAATTTACGGGCAGTTCGTATGCGTTTTTGGGAGCGGTTGCCATCGTGGTAATTTGGGCAGTTTCGGGCCCGGTTTTTAATTATTCCGAAACTTGGCAGTTGGTGATCAATACCGGAACAACCATTATTACTTTTCTGATGGTTTTCCTGATTCAGAAATCTCAAAATAAAGATTCTAAAGCGATTCAGATTAAATTAAATGAATTGATCGCTGCCAACGAAAAAGCAAGCAACCGAATTGTTGATATCGAAGATTTGACAGAAAAAGAGCTCGACCAATTACATTGCTATTACGAAAAGCTCGCTGATTTTGCTGAAGAAGATGAGGACATTCATGCTTCACATTCTATAGATGCTGCAAAAAGAAATCAGGATTATAAACATGAGTTTTTTAAAAGAAAGCATGAAGAATGGCTATCGAAACAAAAGAAGTAA